In Drosophila subpulchrella strain 33 F10 #4 breed RU33 chromosome 3R, RU_Dsub_v1.1 Primary Assembly, whole genome shotgun sequence, the following are encoded in one genomic region:
- the LOC119552826 gene encoding very low-density lipoprotein receptor isoform X9, with the protein MIRIWCLLFVASLLHTQGHSFRALTINEATCSSDQFRCGNGNCIPNKWRCDQESDCADGSDEANELCRARTCSPDEYACKSGEGQCVPLAWMCDQSKDCSDGSDEHNCNQTCRADEFTCGNGRCIQKRWKCDHDDDCGDGSDEKECPVVPCDSVAEHTCTNGACIAKRWVCDGDPDCSDGSDERSCANVTKTTTPCLPHEYQCKDRITCLHHSWLCDGDRDCPDGDDEHTANCKNVTCRADQFQCGDRSCVPGHLTCNGDKDCADGSDERDCGLSLSLGVAQGTCNTTSEFDCGGGQCIPLSKVCDKRKDCPDGEDEPAGKCGINECASKNGGCMHQCVDLKVGHHCQCHEGYTLSSDKRNCQDINECDVPGRCSQICINEIGGFKCECEAGYMRDPKNHTRCKASEGHASLLLARRHDIRKIALDHMEMTSIVNSTKAATALDFVFRTGMIFWSDVTTQSIYKAPIDEGNEKTVVLTKSSVTSDGLAVDWIYNHVYYTDTHKCTIELTNFEGTMGKVLVEDSLDIPRSIALDPIEGWMYWSDWGASPRIERAGMDGSHRTTIISYDVKWPNGITLDLVRKRIYWVDGKLNVISSANYDGSQRSQVLYSGEYLRHPFSITTFEDYVYWTDWDKQAVFKANKFTGEDVEPVTAMHMLQHPMVVHVYHPYRQPDGVNHCQSVNGHCSHLCLPAPRINDRSPRISCACPTGLKLMADGLMCVEDLADQRPVKNQTQIEKTTTPSEQPDSGFIALVVIASLSGLAVLLSVLLLIGYRYCSKRRINSMNFENPIYRKTTTTEDHFSLRKNLPARIYDHTSVMDEEYSPVIGISSY; encoded by the exons ATGATTCGCATTTGGTGTTTACTCTTCGTTGCCAGTTTGCTGCACACTCAGGGCCACAGTTTTCGCGCTCTGACCATAAACG AGGCCACTTGCTCGTCGGACCAATTCCGCTGCGGGAATGGCAACTGCATACCGAACAAATGGCGCTGCGATCAGGAGAGCGATTGTGCCGATGGCTCCGACGAAGCCAACGAGTTGTGCA GAGCCCGCACCTGTTCACCGGATGAATACGCCTGCAAGAGCGGCGAGGGGCAGTGTGTTCCTTTGGCCTGGATGTGCGACCAGAGCAAGGACTGCAGCGATGGCTCCGATGAGCACAACTGCA ACCAGACCTGTCGCGCCGACGAGTTCACCTGCGGCAATGGGCGGTGCATCCAGAAGCGGTGGAAGTGCGACCACGACGACGACTGTGGCGACGGATCGGATGAGAAGGAGTGCCCGGTGGTGCCCTGCGACTCCGTGGCGGAGCACACCTGCACGAATGGAGCCTGCATCGCCAAGCGGTGGGTCTGCGACGGCGATCCGGACTGCTCCGACGGCTCCGATGAGCGG TCCTGTGCGAATGTGACCAAGACGACCACGCCTTGCCTGCCGCACGAGTACCAGTGCAAAGACCGCATCACCTGCCTCCATCACAGCTGGCTCTGCGATGGTGACCGCGACTGTCCCGACGGCGATGACGAGCACACGGCGAACTGCAAGAATGTTACCTGTCGGGCGGATCAGTTCCAGTGCGGCGATCGCAGCTGCGTTCCGGGTCATCTCACCTGCAACGGGGACAAGGATTGCGCCGATGGCAGTGACGAGCGGGATTGTGGACTTAGTCTGAGTTTGGGAGTGGCCCAAGGGACATGCAACACCACCAGTGAATTCGACTGTGGAGGAGGTCAATGCATTCCCCTCTCGAAGGTCTGCGACAAGCGGAAGGATTGTCCGGATGGCGAGGATGAGCCCGCTGGCAAGTGCGGGATCAACGAGTGTGCCTCCAAGAACGGAGGATGCATGCACCAGTGCGTGGATCTGAAGGTGGGTCACCACTGCCAGTGCCACGAGGGCTACACTTTATCCTCGGATAAGAGAAACTGCCAGGACATCAACGAGTGCGATGTCCCCGGACGGTGCTCCCAAATCTGCATCAACGAAATTGGAGGCTTCAAGTGCGAGTGCGAGGCGGGCTATATGAGGGATCCCAAGAATCACACCAGGTGCAAGGCCAGCGAAGGACATGCCTCGCTGCTCCTGGCCAGGCGTCATGATATCCGGAAAATAGCCCTCGACCACATGGAAATGACTTCCATAGTGAACAGTACAAAGGCAGCCACTGCCCTGGACTTTGTGTTCCGCACGGGGATGATCTTCTGGAGCGATGTGACCACGCAGAGTATCTACAAGGCTCCCATTGATGAGGGTAATGAGAAAACGGTGGTGCTGACCAAATCCTCGGTGACCTCGGATGGCCTGGCTGTGGACTGGATCTACAACCACGTCTACTACACGGACACCCACAAGTGCACCATCGAACTGACCAACTTCGAGGGCACTATGGGCAAGGTCCTGGTGGAGGACTCTCTGGACATTCCGCGTTCCATTGCCCTGGATCCCATTGAGGGATGGATGTACTGGTCCGACTGGGGCGCCTCTCCCCGCATCGAAAGAGCGGGAATGGATGGCTCCCACCGCACCACCATCATTAGCTACGATGTCAAATGGCCCAATGGTATTACCTTGGATTTGGTGCGAAAGCGCATCTACTGGGTGGACGGAAAACTCAACGTCATCTCATCGGCGAACTACGATGGCTCCCAGAGGAGCCAGGTTCTCTATTCCGGCGAGTACCTGCGTCATCCCTTCTCGATCACCACCTTCGAGGATTACGTCTACTGGACCGACTGGGACAAACAGGCGGTGTTCAAGGCCAACAAGTTCACCGGAGAGGATGTGGAGCCCGTCACTGCAATGCACATG CTCCAGCATCCGATGGTAGTCCACGTATACCATCCGTACCGCCAGCCAGATGGCGTGAATCACTGCCAGTCGGTGAATGGCCACTGCTCTCATCTCTGCCTGCCAGCTCCCAGGATCAATGACCGGAGTCCTCGCATTTCCTGCGCCTGTCCCACGGGTCTGAAGCTGATGGCCGATGGCCTCATGTGTGTCGAAGATC TTGCCGACCAGCGTCCAGTGAAGAACCAGACCCAAATCGAAAAGACCACAACGCCCAGTGAGCAGCCGGATTCCGGCTTTATTGCGCTGGTGGTCATAGCCAGTCTCAGTGGGTTGGCAGTCCTGCTATCGGTG CTCCTGCTCATTGGTTACCGCTACTGCAGCAAGCGACGCATCAACTCGATGAACTTTGAGAATCCCATCTACCGCAAAACCACCACCACAGAGGATCATTTCAGTCTCCGGAAAAACCTACCGGCACGGATTTACGATCACACCAGTGTCATGGATGAGGAG TACTCCCCCGTCATAGGCATATCCTCGTATTAG